The proteins below are encoded in one region of Amycolatopsis acidiphila:
- a CDS encoding FAD-dependent oxidoreductase yields the protein MDELPVVVVGAGPVGLAAAAELAERGLPALVLERGPRAGAAVAEWNHVRLFSSWSELVGPAAGRLLAATGWQRPDPAAYPTGQDWVARYLEPLAAALGERVRFGAEVVGVARRGRDRVVDHGRDTEPLTVHVRRAGGGEELTTARAVVDASGTWPEPNPLGGDGLPAPGEKAAADRIAYRIPNLADAAVRARYAGKHVVVAGSGHSALTALVALSGVAGQTSWILRRGAVGNTFGGGEADQLPARGALGLRARDAVAAGLVRVVTGFRTETVSRDDEGRLVLTSPQGHRVDGVDEVVAVTGFRPDLSWLSELRLDLDATLQAPVALAPLIDPNVHSCGTVYPHGVKELAHPEPNVFLAGMKSYGRAPTFLARTGYEQVRSIAAALAGDHEAAERVELPPAETGVCGGAGLFDEPEGGASAGGCCGAPAEPRLISLSPPR from the coding sequence ATGGACGAGCTACCCGTGGTCGTGGTGGGGGCGGGGCCGGTCGGTCTGGCCGCCGCGGCGGAGCTGGCCGAACGTGGGCTGCCGGCGCTGGTGCTCGAGCGTGGTCCGCGGGCCGGGGCCGCCGTGGCGGAGTGGAACCACGTGCGGTTGTTCTCGTCGTGGTCGGAGCTGGTGGGCCCGGCTGCCGGGCGGCTGCTCGCGGCGACGGGCTGGCAGCGCCCCGACCCGGCGGCATATCCGACCGGGCAGGACTGGGTGGCGCGCTACCTGGAGCCGCTCGCCGCCGCATTGGGGGAACGGGTGCGCTTCGGCGCCGAGGTCGTGGGCGTCGCGCGCCGCGGCCGGGACCGGGTGGTGGACCACGGCCGGGACACCGAACCGCTGACCGTGCACGTGCGCCGGGCCGGCGGGGGTGAGGAGCTGACCACCGCACGCGCCGTCGTCGATGCCTCCGGCACCTGGCCCGAGCCCAACCCGCTCGGCGGGGACGGCCTGCCGGCGCCGGGGGAGAAGGCCGCCGCCGACCGAATCGCCTATCGCATCCCGAACCTGGCGGACGCGGCGGTGCGGGCCCGCTATGCGGGCAAGCACGTGGTCGTCGCCGGCAGCGGGCACTCGGCGCTGACCGCGTTGGTCGCCTTGTCGGGTGTCGCGGGGCAGACCAGCTGGATCCTGCGCCGCGGCGCGGTCGGGAACACCTTCGGCGGTGGCGAAGCCGACCAGCTCCCGGCCCGTGGCGCGCTCGGCTTGCGTGCCAGAGACGCCGTGGCAGCGGGCCTCGTCAGGGTGGTGACCGGGTTCCGCACCGAGACGGTCTCCCGCGACGACGAGGGACGCCTGGTGCTGACCTCGCCGCAGGGGCACCGGGTGGACGGCGTGGACGAGGTCGTGGCCGTGACCGGGTTCCGGCCCGACCTCTCCTGGCTTTCCGAGCTGCGGCTGGACCTGGACGCGACTTTGCAGGCGCCGGTGGCGCTGGCGCCGCTGATCGACCCGAACGTGCACTCCTGCGGCACCGTCTACCCGCACGGGGTGAAGGAGCTCGCGCATCCGGAGCCGAACGTGTTCCTGGCCGGGATGAAGAGCTACGGCCGTGCCCCGACGTTCCTCGCGAGGACCGGCTACGAGCAGGTCCGCTCGATCGCCGCCGCGCTGGCGGGCGACCACGAAGCCGCGGAGCGGGTGGAACTCCCGCCGGCCGAGACCGGGGTGTGCGGTGGTGCCGGGCTGTTCGACGAGCCAGAGGGGGGCGCGTCGGCCGGCGGGTGCTGTGGCGCGCCGGCGGAGCCGCGGCTGATCTCCCTGTCGCCTCCTCGCTGA